The [Pantoea] beijingensis genomic sequence GTTATGGATTGAGTACCAAAAGGGTATCGCGAGCGTTTTTCCTGCCAGATCCTCAACCTTATTAATCGAAGGAGCAACGGTGAGCGCTGAGCCGTTAGTGTGATTCCATGCCACTACCTGAGCCGGAACCTGGGCACCAAAGCGTGCCCAGATAGTCATCGGCGATAGCAGATGGATAACATTCACCTGACCGGAAATAAACGCTTCAATCACCTGCGACCAGCTACGTAACATCACCGGACGTTCTGCTTTGATACCCTGTTGATCAAATAGGCCGTTGGCATGTGCCACTAACAGTGGTGCCGCGTCGGTAATGGGTAAATACCCAATACGTACCGGCGCATCCGGCTCTTCCGCTGCGCGGGCGCGCTGCATATTGATCAGCGGTAAAGCACCGGCAACGGTAAGTAAGCTACTAATTTTAAGAAATTCGCGTCGTGAAATTGATAAACAGTTATGGCACATGTTTGTTACCCCATCTGATGCTTGAGCGATTCACGTTCGTGGCGCAATGTTTTCAGGATAGTGATGCGCATTTCTCCCAGCTCATCCAGCAGTTCATCACGCGGGTGAGGGAAATCCAGCACCCATTCGCCGATAATTTGTCCTGGGTGGCCGCCTAACAGAATAATGCGATCTGAGATCAGCAACGCTTCATCAATATCATGTGTGATCATTACGGCAGCAGTCTGCTGTTGGCGAATCACCGACAGCAGCAGGTGCTGCATATCGGTTCGTGTTACTTCATCCAGCGCACCAAAGGGTTCATCAAGAAATAAAACTTTGGGCTGGCGGGCAAGGCTGCGGGCCAGCGCGGTACGCTGAGCCATTCCTCCCGACAGCTGTGACGGAAATTTTCGCCGATGCGTATCCAGGCCCACGGCATGAATGGCCTCGTCGATACGCTTCTGCTGCTCCTGTTTAGTGAGATGAGGCTGACGTTTAAAATCCAGACCGAATGCCACATTCTTTTCCAGGTTAAGCCAGGGGATCAGGCTGGGCGCCTGAAAAGCAACAGAAAGGTGTGGATGGGGCCCGTAAAGCGGGTGGTCTTCATAGTAGACCGTTCCGCTGCGTGCCGGGCTTAGTCCGGCCAGTACTCTGAGCAGACTGGATTTCCCCACGCCGCTAGGCCCCAAAATAGTCACCACTTCACGATGGGCTAGCGCAAAGCTAAAATTCGTCAGTAGAGTTTGCTGGTGTAATCCTTCGGCATACCCAATTTCAATGCCGCTGGCATTTAACAGTGGTTTCATGCGTTTTCCCGCGCTAACTGGAGACGTAGCTGGACAATACCTGGCGTCACGATGGGTAAGAAAGCAGACTCACGCCAGCGCCGGGCGAACTGGCTCCCGGTTTCCGTCAGATAAGCTTTACCGCCGCTGGCCAGCAGCTCCAGCTGTAACGCTTTGCTGGCCGTATCAACCATATTAATTCGTATGCGGAATAGCGCTTTGGGATTCTGGAGAAATTCGCCGCTGGTTAATCCCGCTAAAAGTTGCGAGCGCTGCAGCTGATGCGAATCGTGCAGCGTCTGCCATTCATCATGCAAAATGTTTTGACGCCCAAGGTGGTTTTTAGTCTGCTCCAGCGAACGTGATGTCACGCCCAGCGCCATGCCACACTGTAGCCCCAGAAACGCGGGACGTCCCTGCGCCAGAAAAGCCGGGGCGGTGTTATGTAAAATATCCCGGCTTGTCACCTTAACGTTTTGCAGCTTAATTGCCGCGGTGTAACTGCCCTGCAGTGCCATCAAGTCTAAATCGTCGCTACGGGTTAATCCCGCTCTATCAGAAGGGAGTACGGCAATAAAAGGACGATGACTGACGTTATCATGAACTGCGGTAGCGACAACGAAATTATCCGGTCGCAGATTCGTCACCCAATGCATTTGACCATTCAGGCGATATACATCATCGGCATCGGCATCGGCATTGATCTGTAACGACTCAATTCCAGAAAGGAATTTCATCGCATTGGATAACCCAGATGCACCTGCCAACTCACCGCCAAGTAACCGTGGAAGCAGCGCATCGCGTAATTCTGTATTGGCACTTTGCAGCAGAAGCTCGATAAATGCCCGATGCCCCCAAAAGACAAAAGCAGCGGTCATGGAGTGGCTGGCGACCTCGCTAAGCGCGACCACTGCGTCATTGATCGTGCCTCCGCTACCACCAACATTTTCAGGTACGCCGATACGAAATAACCCGGAATCGGCTAAACGAGGTAGCAGGGCAGCCGCGTCAAGCGCAGTTTGGTCAAGCGAGTTGGCCCTTTCATCTAACCAGTGACGTAAGGCGGTATCAGGCATGGCAGTTTTCCTGTAAAGAGTAAGATGCGCGACTACTGATTATTATCCCATTCCCAGCGGCTAAGCTCGGCGTTGAGCGGTGTTTGCGCAAAACTATTGGCGAAGTTGCACAGTGTTGCCAGGCTGACGCCCAGAATGACATCGAGCGCCTGCTGCTGATCAAATCCAGCCTGATGGAAGGCCTG encodes the following:
- a CDS encoding ABC transporter ATP-binding protein codes for the protein MKPLLNASGIEIGYAEGLHQQTLLTNFSFALAHREVVTILGPSGVGKSSLLRVLAGLSPARSGTVYYEDHPLYGPHPHLSVAFQAPSLIPWLNLEKNVAFGLDFKRQPHLTKQEQQKRIDEAIHAVGLDTHRRKFPSQLSGGMAQRTALARSLARQPKVLFLDEPFGALDEVTRTDMQHLLLSVIRQQQTAAVMITHDIDEALLISDRIILLGGHPGQIIGEWVLDFPHPRDELLDELGEMRITILKTLRHERESLKHQMG
- a CDS encoding acyl-CoA dehydrogenase family protein; this translates as MPDTALRHWLDERANSLDQTALDAAALLPRLADSGLFRIGVPENVGGSGGTINDAVVALSEVASHSMTAAFVFWGHRAFIELLLQSANTELRDALLPRLLGGELAGASGLSNAMKFLSGIESLQINADADADDVYRLNGQMHWVTNLRPDNFVVATAVHDNVSHRPFIAVLPSDRAGLTRSDDLDLMALQGSYTAAIKLQNVKVTSRDILHNTAPAFLAQGRPAFLGLQCGMALGVTSRSLEQTKNHLGRQNILHDEWQTLHDSHQLQRSQLLAGLTSGEFLQNPKALFRIRINMVDTASKALQLELLASGGKAYLTETGSQFARRWRESAFLPIVTPGIVQLRLQLARENA